One Arachis hypogaea cultivar Tifrunner chromosome 18, arahy.Tifrunner.gnm2.J5K5, whole genome shotgun sequence genomic window, ACGATAATCACGTGATGAAGCTTAAGAATGAAGCGGTTGAGGAGGAAAGCTTCGGCAAAAATGAGGAGGGGGCGGCCCCGTCCTCCTCTGCCACCGGCACCATTGAAACCATCGTTGATCCAAAGAGAGTCAAAAGGTAATTCTTCACTAACTCTATGTGGTACTACTtgtgtttttcttctttcttaaaAAAACAACTTGCCAGAAGTAAATGAATTATTAAATACCAATTTATTTAATGTACTTGTAAGTtgtaatgtaaaatattttatataaatattaaatcatatttattattttaaattatatttatacaataaatataaaaaataataaattatttttgttgatataatattatatagttacatatacatataaaattattttatgttgataataattaaaattaaattttaaaaaattataatttactcattcttttaataaatacttttattttgtatcaatttttttttacgtgcaagaaaaataaattattaaccttttatgtaaaattagtataaaatttttgttgatgttAATATTTAGTTGTCATATGCTATGCAGAGAATAATAGATACGGAGAATAAACATTTTTTTGTCACCACGTGATAATATTTAGTTGGATATAATTTTTACACAAATGATAAGtagaaattaaatttgaaaaaatatagtCTATTTTCTTTCATAAGTTTACTAGTCTAGTCTGTCTGTTAGGTTGAAATTGTAGTAATATTGAGAACTACTTACCATTTTTTCATAGTTGTGAAATTGGAAGCTCTCAATTTTCTATtaccattttttctttttgtatattGTAGTTTTTACTACTCATGTATGCACATGTATTCaacgaatttttttttattttaaaataaattcattTAATTTGTAACACTGTTTACATTAACTCTTTTATATATACaatcaaataaaattagatatattaatataaaaaaattattttgttcatTAGTTGTATTTGTATGatatttcaatttatatttataaattctatccatcattaaaaatatttgacATAATAAaccctttttaaaaatattttaattataataggtATATAATAGAAACATACTATTAGAAATAGTGTAAATAAAGTCCTTacccaaaaatagaaaaagaaacgaAACTGTTTGGATACAGCTGTATTTGGATCTAACAGAATTAATCTTACAAACAGATTTAAATGGGTGGTTGAGTAGAAGTTAATTATGTCCATCAAATATTCAATCTCATGTACATTATCTCTAATAATCTATCTCatgtgtaattatttttatttttgtatatggATATTAGAATTTTGGCTAATCGGCAATCAGCTCAGAGGTCAAGGGTGAGAAAGCTACAATACATTTCTGAACTTGAAAGGAGTGTAACAACATTGCAGGTGAAAATACTACATATATATGTCAACCTaactttcattttcacacattattattttatcattcaataataaattaaataatatttgtgaaaaaaatgaaGACGGAGGTATCAGCATTGTCACCAAGGGTAGCATTTTTGGACCACCAACGTTTGATTCTTAATGTCGACAATAGTGCATTGAAGCAACGCATTGCTGCTTTGGCTCAAGACAAGATTTTCAAAGACGGTAATAACACTATTTTTACTCCCAACTATTGCTTTATTTCTTTTCACATATTAAAAAACCAATAtacttaaatacaaaataaatttaaatatattatttttttaagtactTCAGCTTTTGTTCTCGATAAATAATTATTCACAAATTCAAGATAATAAAGTTCACAAGATGCAGTGCATGGAGCGTGATATAAATGTGCATCGTGTGAAATGCATGGTTATTACATGTGAACTTCCTTAGCTGTAGTTAGTAGAAGGATAAATAATCGGGTATGACAATAAATTTAAGTCAACAATGAGATATatgaattttaaatatatatatatataatttttggaGTTCAAATCTGTGATTTTTAAACTTCTGGATATATAAAATTGTTGTTTGCTTTCCTATACAAAACCAATTGATTGATTAAATTATACTTGATTtctttaagaatatatatatatatatattacacaaGAACTCAAATTTCTCATGCTtgcacttttttatttattatcaaatttataaGAAAAATTACTGTCGGAATTTACAAAAAGTATATAAGGACATTGAATGTTACATAATTTAAATATaggaaaaaattaatatatatttacaaaTAAAAGACGGTTGAATATAGTGTAATATCACCTAATTACAGAAGGAACTACTAGTGTAATTTAACCCTAATTAAGTTTCcctataatttctttttctttgaaatactgaaaataaatcaataaacgaTGATAAAATAAGCTATCTAAGAATTTCATATTGTTGATTTTCATGAAAGTTGTTAATTTCGCATCTAGATTTTAAGATCTCATCACATGGAGCACAAAAGCATATTTTTGAAACATGATAGAATCAAGTTCTTTTATTCTATCTTAATTAAGCAGGGATTAGTCATCTTTTGGAACATGGATATAATTAACATAGTAGTGGctaacatatatataaatttgattATGAATCTTCTCAGCTCATCAAGAAGCACTGAAGAAGGAAATAGAAAGACTTAGACAAATCTATCACCAGCagcagaacaacaacaacaacaataatggccATTCATCTCTTCATACTCCAACCATGgcatgtaataataatattaataatgacaATAATAAGGAACAGCTCCTAAGTTGAAGAGAAGAAGATAGAGACAAAGAATGGTGCTAGCAGCTATTATGGATGATGTGTATCTAACTTGAAACTTTCACGTGATGTGTTTCTTCTCCCATCAATGTTTATGTGGGCCTGCTGACATGGTTATGGAGCTTGGAGGGTAGGAAATTGACAAGGTGGATCTTGCTTAAAATGGATCATTgtccaagttttttttttctttttagtttgggattggtttggaatttttaatatttattaatttcttattttacaacttttttatttaaaacaagaATTATTCTCAATGATTTTTTTGGGGGGTGTGGAATAATTAAGGGGGACAAAGGATGGTGGGATTGTATTGGGATGTGCATGGGAAGGTAtcagagaatttttttttttattatttggggAATTGAAGGGGGTGTCTGTCTTATTgatgtacttttttttttccttgttttttttcttttcttaggcctaattatatgttattttacatttcctcttgttatttttttagtttttggacAATTTGTACAAAATGTTATTGTGTGAAACATTAATTAATTCTCTCCTTTACTAATCGAACTTATTGACTTGATGTTTTATGCATAGCAGACAAAATTATATTATCAATTTTCTAGAAGCATATAAATGATGATGCTAGGTATGTAAACAAAGACtactatatatacataaaaatgcaaatcaaattcatttatgttgattgttattttaattctgtcatttacttccatacttatttttgaaaagaacaaaaaacaaaattcacaaattacaatatatatatatatatatatatataaacaacttGTGTACTCCACTACTTATCCTCGTATTGATTTTTTAGTAACTATGGTTGTTAGGCTAATTCCAAGAACTTCAATGGGGCCAAGACCAAGATGCCTCCATAGACCCCAAAGCTCATCACTTCCAATCCAATCAAATTGTAGGGGCAAATGGTGGGCAATGATTTCTTTTATCCATTTAGGTAAAAGCTAAGAGACTTATAAGAGTCAAACCACGTCCAAGGTAACTCGAATTCGTTGGTTTTGATTTAATGGTTTCGATGCACTGTATTTTGATACACGAACAAATAAATCGAgcacattacaaatttttataatactcataacatcttctaagccatttataataattacaaaaaatgcttacaataaaaaatttaaaactttataaaaatgtttaatttaaaattttagttatagTCGTTAGAAAATGAATAATTACcataagaatttttaaaaattataacaatatgtaaatataaatattggtacaaaaaataaatttttgtcgACAAAATGGCGTTTCGACTGCCAATGATTTCGACTACAGAAGAAGTGTGTCGACTACAGAAATAGAGACAAGTAAACTGAAGTCGAAGAAAGATAGTAGAAAGAGCGTCGAAATCAGAAGGTAGTTATTACCTATCCTTGGGCATCAAAGCTTGCTATTCAAGATCTTCAGGCTAAGTGGAGAACATGGGTACGAAATTTGAAGAGCAAGTTGAAGGAACATGGAACTTGGAGATCAAAGAAGATGTGGATGTCGAAATTTGGGGATAAGATTCTTCGTGATTAAGACAAGATCATGACTGAGAAAAAAGAGGAAGTAAGATAGTGGACAACATGCTCCATGGTAAGTTCATCTTTTGGTCTATAAATAGtagaaatttagaagaaaaattatGGGACTTCAACTAACAACACTAGATCATCACGCAAACTCATAAAATTTTCAATCACAACGACGCAACGGAAAAATGGAGTGGAAGTGCATATGAGTATTAGAAGTCAACTTTTAATTTGCTTCCTTTTGTTTGTTTGAttcattttctttcattttctttgaattttgttattattttactttgattaatatttttacaatttCATTATCTTCTTTACTTAATTATTTATTCCTTAATGTTGTTTGTTTTCATAAGTTTGTCACTAGTGATTTCGACATAAATTGCTTTGACACCATAATTAAGTAATTTTCAGGTCGAGTTCACTTTTTTTTAGAGGAGTTGTATCTGCTCCCAATACTCGAGATCTTGATACAAATTCGATTTGACATACTATTAAAATATACCAAAAATCAAGtgaaacaaattggcacgcctaGTGAAACCCTGAATTAAATTTGTGCCAAGCTTCGTATGCAATTATGGAGTGGTAAATTAATCATGACGGGTAGAGCTTCAACTTCAACGGATACGTCAAATAGTGACAGTGAAAATTTCAATAGGAGCCCGGAAGTAGAGGCATTCCCTTTGACCAGTCTTTCGAGCTAACGGTCAACAGAAGGTATTCCAACGGACATATTCGTCACATGGCCTCAATATGGACTACCTTGATGCGAATTTTGAAAATTACAAACTAATAAGAAAGTAcaccggatcgtaccaagtaatatcttaggtgagtgagggtcaatttCACAAagattaatggatcaagcaacaatgattgagtgattaaaCTAGTcagacaaacaaaaaaaatagtttgGTTCAAATTTGTTTTAAATAGTAATTCAGAGAATTTGAGAAAATAAACAGTAAATTTTTTCTCCATCCCCATTTTCACAGAAAAAATTTCCATCTTTACATCTCTATTTGGAGCAGTCTTTGTAGGAATTCTTGCACTTTCGAGAGTTTTACCATCTCTaacatttataaaatattatattccaTTTGATTTCTTAATGTCATTtaccctaaaataaataaataataagttacataaaatttaatttggttATCCTACAAGAGGTTCAAGTGTTCAACAGTTCAAGAGTATTAACAAATGCCTCAATCACTACCCATGCATGCATCTAGGTATTCCTTTTTCTAGTACTAGGTATTCCTTTTTCTAGTACTTGGGACTTGTTAAGGTTGTATGTGTGAAAATTGTAATGAATTAGGTtcatattagaaaaaataaaaagaagtataAAGTGAGAGacttattaatttagttttttaaaattttgagttagatgtgatatttttttattttttatttttttcttagttctttcttaaaatttttttggtgaTCTATAACTTTTAACAAATAGTATCAAAATCAATGATAGATCGATTTTGTGATTAAAGAATATTCAAAGtaaattttttagataattacaGGTTTCTACTTAGTTTTCAAATAATAGAAGTTAACAAATATGGTGAAGTTAGGTTGAATTTATGGAaggaactaaaaattattttgtaataaaaagagaattaaaataaaaattttaaaagagactaataatataaattattttggaAGGCCATTGCTTACCTTGGGGTTATTGAAACTCCGCCCATGTTAACAAGGTTATCTGACCTGTCTGTaagtttcatttattttttaaatatttattagcatttaattttaatatactattaatataaaattattttacatgtgTATTCAATCACATAAtgtcatattaataaaaataattatttttgcatTGACCGTATAAATGATCATTCAAAAAAATGGTTGTGATTATACGACTATTGTAAAACGTTTTACTTTgttagtacatcaaaattaaattttatttttaaatgactttaatactattttttaaagtcaattattaattaaaattatttttttttcattttttattttttattctccaaAACCTTCGTTTCCTCAACACCCCAAACCACGCCATCACTACCACTAACAACAACCAACTTCGTTTACGCATAGTTACATATATGGTTTTGGAAAGTTTAAGAACCAAGGTAATACTTATTTTATTGCTAATAATTGATCTTGAACAAGCTTGTTATATGGATTCCAGCCAGCAAGGCACAGCTGGATTTGACATTCTCTTATTGGGATTCAACTCTTCAAGAAAATTAATAACCTTTCTCGTGTTAAACAGCAGCTTGTAGTGTAAGAAACAACATATTTAATACTACCTCTCATTGGAATTCATGTTTAGCATGAGTTAATGAGTCGATCTACCTGAGTTTAAGTTTGATTCACTAACATATAATTAAGCACAAATCTTAAACTTACGTTCAGCTCAAAagtttattaattcaatttttgttcACAAACCTACTTCAGTTGTATCATACATATTTTAGATTAATTGatgtaacataaaaaaaaaatttgtttctcGAAATGTCATATTCTATGAAAATCTTCTTTCTTAAATTCTGCAGCAATTGAgaacataaattttaattttatacttcaAAATTTATCACTTGACACTGCATCAAATACATGTATTAatctatttatttatgatttatgcaTTATATTTTCGCCTTATACTCGTTCTCACCTTAGTTTATCATCGTCTTCAAACACTACTACATTATTCAATTGAGCATGCCACATTTGAATCAGAAATTACACTAGATTCTTCCATAGTATTAGACAATTTACATTCATTGTATCATTTTATTGATAACTCTGCTAGAAGGTTCACTAGAATAAAAGAAATTCCTTACTACTTGAAAGATTATCACTATGTGATAACCAACTTCAATTCACTGCTAGTGACAAATTATCTCATTCTTTGTATTCCTTCTAACAATGTTTGTCTTTTGAAAAATTAACACCAAAATACACTACAAAAAATTCATTTGAGACCATCGAATTTATCAAAAAATTCGCTGATAATTGTTTAcaggtattatttttttatccgCCACTAATTACTTGTGGATTTAGCGGATTTAATGGCGAATATTAACTTTTAATTGGCGAAATTTTAGAGCATGTTACCGTCGGAGTTATTTTttggtaaatccgacggtaatcttaaattttatttttttaaaaaatttgtttaaaacttcaatatataattttaaatatttatattcaataatttttaaactaacaaaattcaaaattttacaatttttcataataatttgtctataattttttgttaaaaatgtacAAATAAGTTCACACATCAAAGTTtaagaataaacaaaaaataatttactcGTGTATAGAAAAAAGTAGCACTATAAACATATACTTTAAATCCAGAAAAGATGAACTTACATAAGGTTCGATATAAAAAACAAGATAACTTATGGTGGCTAAGTAAATTGCATAGTTGAAACTCTATAgacaataaaatattgaaaaaaaattaactatacaAATGGTATGTCTATTTAAGATTCTAAATAATCAACTAACTTGCATATGTATAATTCTCAAATGGTATATCTATTTAAAATTATACAATTTCAACAACTTACAAATTTACTGTCTACAGGAGCATTTTCTGGAATAGCAGACCGTACACCTTCAATTACAAACTATAAACATAATCAACACAAACtataaatataatcaacatacaaattataattaaacaaACAAATCAAAGTTCATATATTTAAATGAGTAAGTTGCAACAAACTTAgtaaaattaacaacaatcaactcagcaaaattaatttcagaaaataattaactcagaaacaataaaattaaaaaattaacaacaatcaataataagtcaataattaacttaaaaaattaataagttaAAATTAATTCAGAGAATTAATAACAATCAATactaattaacttaaaaaaataattaactcaaacaaCAAT contains:
- the LOC112772733 gene encoding basic leucine zipper 34, whose product is MAQLPPKIPIIPQNWTPFHLQRAPQPLSNSTMSSFIPNSNATATSNNNSASSVQPQQLLSSSTTSWVDEFLDFSSSRRGAHRRSASDSVAFLESPMFFDRLDDDQLMSMFSDDVAAVAMQHPPPLSSASDPSSPSSDQTSNNDEKPAAMALDIAPPLLMHEHNDNHVMKLKNEAVEEESFGKNEEGAAPSSSATGTIETIVDPKRVKRILANRQSAQRSRVRKLQYISELERSVTTLQTEVSALSPRVAFLDHQRLILNVDNSALKQRIAALAQDKIFKDAHQEALKKEIERLRQIYHQQQNNNNNNNGHSSLHTPTMACNNNINNDNNKEQLLS